The stretch of DNA CGGCGACGACGAGCCCGCTCACCTCTTCGTGGCGACGGAGAACGGCGGCGTGGAATGATCCGATACGTCCGGTTCCGACAAGTCCGATGCGCATGGTCCCAACCTGCTGTGCCTCCGACGTCCTGTCAATCCTTTGTCAGGACAATCTGACTTCAGAACTTCCCGTCATCATTCCGTGGGGCTACCCTCGCCCCCGTGCCCAAACCAGTGATGGACCCGACCGTCTCGCTCCGTCTCAGCGTGGACCGAGGCAGCCCGGTCCCGCTCTACTACCAGCTCTCGCAACAGCTGGAAGCGGCCATCGAACGCGGCAGCCTCACCCCGGGCAGCCTCCTCGGCAACGAGATCGAACTGGCGGGACGCCTCGGCCTCTCCCGCCCCACCGTCCGCCAGGCGATCCAGTCCCTGGTCGACAAGGGGCTGCTGGTGCGCCGCAGAGGGGTGGGCACCCAGGTGGTGCACAGCCAGGTGAAACGCCCCCTGGAGCTGAGCAGCCTCTACGACGACCTCGAAGCCGCGGGACAGCGCCCCGCCACCCGGGTGCTCGGCAACACCGTCGAACCGGCCACCGCCGAGGTCGCCGCGGCCCTCGGAGTGGCAGAGGGCAGCGACGTACACCTGGTGGAACGGTTGCGGCTCGCGCACGGCGAGCCCATGGCGTTCCTGCGAAACCACCTCCCACCGGGACCGGCGCCGCTGGAGACGGAGCGGCTGGAGGCCACGGGGCTCTACCGGCTGATGCGGGCGGCGGGCGTCACCCTGCACAGCGCCAGGCAGTCGATCGGCGCCACGACCGCCACCCAGGAGCAGGCCAGGCAGCTCTGCGAGGAGCCGGGGGCGGCGCTGCTGACCATGCGGAGGGTCACCTACGACGACACCGGGCGGGCCGTCGAGTTCGGCTCGCACATCTACCGGGCGTCGCGTTACTCGTTCGAGTTCCAGCTCCTGGTCAGCCGGTGACGCGGCCGTCTCGGGCCGCCGCTCCGGCGGATGACGTGCGCCGGGCCGTGCACGCCCATTGACTGCGCCATCGGCGCCCCGCTAGAACTCCCATGCCGCCAACCGGCGGCCCGAGACGAGGCGGTCGGCATGGGCTCACCCGGCAGGCGCGCGGCCCGTGCGGCGGTGGCGCTCGTGGCGGTGGCCGCCGCCGGGGCCGCCTGCGGCGCGCGGGACGGCGACGCCACCCGCCGGGTTCAGGGGCCTGAGCCGGTCAGGACCCCCACCATGACTGTGGTCATGGTCACGCACGCCGGGGACGGCGACACCTTCTGGGACGTCGTGCGGCGCGGGGCCCGGGACGCGGCCATCAAGGACCGGGTGCGGTTCCGATACCGCCACAGCGAGGACGGGCCCGGTCAGGCGAGCCTCATCAGGGACGCGGTGCGGGAACGGTCCGACGGGATCATCACCACCCTCGCCAAACCGGCGGAGGTACGACCGGCTCTCACGGCGGCCGTCGACGCGGGCGTCCCCGTCGTCACCGTCAACTCCGGCGCCCGGTTCTCCAGGGAGTACGGCGCCCTCGCCCACATCGGCCAGGACGAAGGGGCCGCGGGAGAGGCGGCGGGCGATGAGCTGAACAAGCACGGGCTGCGCAGCGCCCTCTGTGTCCTGCACGAACAGGGCAGTGTCGCCCTTGAAGAGCGGTGCGCCGGGGTCAGGAAGGCCTTCAGGGGCACGGCGCGCAACCTCAACGTGCGAGGCACCGATCTCTCCGCGACCCGGGCCGCCATCGCCGCGCGGTTGCGCTCGGACGGCCGTATCGACGCGGTGGTGACCCTCGGGGCGCCGTTCGCCGCGGCGGCGGTGGCCGCGAAGCACGACGCGGGCAGCCGGGCGCGCGTCGGGACCTTCGACCTGAACGCGGAGGTCGTCGGGCGGCTCGGCTCGGGTACGGTCGCCTTCGCCGTCGATCAGCAGCCCTACCTCCAGGGCTACCTGGCCGTCGACCAGCTCTGGCTGCACGCAAGAGGCGCCGGAGTCGTCGGAGGCGGCAGGCCGGTCCTCACCGGGCCCACCGTCGTCACCGGGAAGGAGGTACCGCGCCTGGACAAGTACGTCGCACGCGGTACCCGCTGAACGCGCGCCCGATCGTCGTGCACGATACTTGGGCGCCGGGCCCGGAGATGACGGCCCGGAGAACGCATGGAGCACAGCGAGAAGGGCAATGGCCTCGTGGCACGGATTCGGACCTGGGTGAGCATCGCACTGGCGGGGGCGCTCGGCGTGACCCTGGCAGGATGCAGCAGCACCGGTGGCAAGCGCGCCGAGGACGCCAGGAAAGCCCAGTCCGCCCAGGGCAGGGCCGCGGTCGACACCCCCCGCTGGACCGTCGCGATGGTGACGCACTCCGGCGACGGCGACACCTTCTGGGACATCGTCCAGAACGGCGCCAAGCAGGCGGCGGTCAAGGACAACATCAAGTTCCTGTACTCGCACAGCGACCAGGGGCAGCAGCAGGCACAACTCGTCGACGCGGCCGTGGACAAAAAGGTCGACGGGCTGATCGTGACCCTCGCCAAGCCCGGCGCCATGAAGGCGGCGGTGACCCGCGCGGTCAAGGCCGGCATCCCGGTGATCACGGTGAACTCGGGCTCCGAGGACTCCAAGAAGTTCGGCGCCATCACCCACATCGGCCAGGACGAGACCATCGCGGGTGAGGCCGTCGGCGACGAGCTGAACAAGCGCGGCGCCAAGAAGGCCCTCTGCGTCCTGCACGAACAGGGCAACGTCGGCCACGAGCAGCGCTGCGCCGGAGCGAAGAAGAACTTCGAAGGGAAGATGCAGAACATCTACGTCACCGGCACCAACATGCCCGACGTGCAGTCCTCCATCGAGGCCAAGCTCCAGTCCGACAAGAAGATCGACGCGGTCGTCACCCTTGGTGCGCCCTTCGCCGACGCCGCGGTGAAGGCCAAGACGGACTCGGGCAGCAAGGCCGAGGTGGACACCTTCGACCTGAACGCCAAGGTCGCCTCGTCCCTCAAGGCGGGCACCCTCGGCTTCGCCGTCGACCAGCAGCCCTACCTCCAGGGCTACGAGGCCGTCGACCTCCTCTGGCTCAACCGCTACAACGCCGACGTACTCGGCGGTGGGCGACCCGTCCTCACCGGGCCGCAGGTCATCACCGAGAAGGACGCGGCGGCGCTGGAGAAGTACACGAAGCGGGAGACCCGATGACCGCGCAGGCCCCCGCACCCGCCCCGACCGCGCAGCCCCCGGACGAACGGCTGCTGCGCACCTCACCGCTGCGCAAAGTACTGCGCCGCCCCGAGCTGGGCTCCGTCGTCGGCGCCGCGGCCGTCTTCCTCTTCTTCGCCGTGGTCGCGGACAGCTTCCTGCGGCCGACCAGCCTCGCCACCGTGCTCTACGCCGCCTCGACCATCGGCATCATGGCGGTCCCCGTCGCGCTGCTGATGATCGGCGGCGAGTTCGACCTCTCCGCCGGTGTGATGGTGACCAGCTCCGCGCTGATCTCCTCCATGTTCAGCTATCAGATGACCGCGAACGCGTGGGTCGGCGTCGTGGTCTCCCTGCTGGTAACCCTCGCCATCGGGTTCTTCAACGGGGTGATGCTGACCCGGACGAAACTGCCCAGCTTCATCATCACCCTCGGCACCTTCCTGATGCTGACAGGGCTCAACCTCGGTCTCACCAAGCTGATCAGCGGCACGGTCTCCACCAAGACCATCGCCGACATGGAGGGCTTCCCCTCGGCGCGCTCCCTCTTCGCCTCGCAGCTCACGCTGGGCGGCGTCGACTTCAAGGTCACCATCCTGTGGTGGTTCGCCCTCATCGCCGTAGCCACCTGGATCCTGCTGCGCACCCGCGTCGGCAACTGGATCTTCGCCGCGGGCGGTGACGCGGACGCGGCACGGGCGGTCGGCGTGCCGGTCGCCAAGACCAAGATCGGCCTCTATCTGGGGGTCGCCCTCGGTGCCTGGATCTCCGGCCAGCACCTGCTGTTCTCCTTCGACGCCGTGCAGTCGGGCGAAGGCGTCGGCAACGAGCTGATCTACATCATCGCCGCCGTCATCGGCGGCTGCCTGATCACCGGCGGCTACGGCTCCGCGATTGGCTCCGCCATCGGCGCCCTGATCTTCGGCATGACGAGCAAGGGCATCGTCTACGCCGAGTGGAACCCCGACTGGTTCAAGTTCTTCCTCGGAGCGATGCTGCTCCTCGCCGCCCTGCTCAACGCCTGGGTGCGCAAGCGAGCGGAGGCCACCGCATGACTTCTCCCGTCTCACCTTCAGAGCCCGCGGGGACGCCCCGCGACGACGCGCCCGCGGGGGCGACCCGCGCGGACGCGGCCAAGGCCGCCGATCCGGGCGAGGTGCGGCCCCCGCTGGTCGAACTGGACGACGTCAGCAAGTACTACGGCAACATCCGCGCACTCGAAGGCGTCTCCCTGGAGGTCCACTCCGGTGAGATCTCCTGCGTCCTCGGCGACAACGGCGCGGGCAAGTCCACCCTCATCAAGATCATTTCAGGGCTGCACCAGCACGACGCGGGCACCTTCCGCATCGACGGTACGGAGACCAGGCTCGGCTCCCCGCGCGACGCCCTCGACCGGGGCATCGCCACCGTCTACCAGGACCTGTCGGTGGTCCCGCTGATGCCGGTCTGGCGGAACTTCTTCCTCGGCTCGGAACCCCTCAAGGGCACCGTGCCCTTCCGCAGGATGGACGTGCAGTTCATGCGCGAGACCACCCGCGCCGAGCTGCTGCGCATGGGGATCGACCTGCGGGACGTCGACCAGCCCATCGGGACCCTCTCCGGCGGTGAGCGCCAGTGCGTGGCCATCGCCCGCGCCGTCTACTTCGGCGCCAAGGTCCTCGTACTCGACGAGCCCACCGCCGCTCTCGGCGTCAAGCAGTCGGGTGTCGTCCTGAAGTACGTGGCGGCGGCCCGCGACGCCGGTCTCGGTGTCGTCCTCATCACACACAACCCGCACCACGCCTACCTCGTCGGTGACAGGTTCGTCCTCCTCAAGCGCGGCACCATGGCGGGCAGCCACCTGAAGTCGGAGATCGCCCTCGACGAGCTGACCCGCCAGATGTCGGGCGGCTCCGAACTGGACGAACTCAGCCACGAACTGGAGCGCGCGGAGGTCCCCGCACACCTCGGCGGCCACCGGGGCGACCGGGCATAACCGCGGTCCACGCCCGGGTACGGGGAAGAGGACCAGGTCACACGTGTGGCGGTCGGCGGTGGCGCGGGGCGTCACCGCCGACCTGCGGGGCGCGGGCCCCGTCCTCGCCGTCCGCGCGGCGGGGAATGGCAGAATCGAGGGTCGGTGGGCGCCGTCCGCCGTTGGCGACCGCCGCCGACCCCCGAGATGCACAGGGACCCGATGAGCACGTATCGCGGCTCCGCCCGCGCCACCGTCCTGCGTACGCGCACCGTCGGCACCCGCGAACGACGCTCACATCTGAGCGCTCCACGCGTCCCCACGGTCGGTATCGACATCGGTGGTACGAAAGTGATGGCGGGCGTTGTCGACGCCGACGGCGTCATCCTTGAGACCCTCCGCACCGAGACGCCCGACAAGTCCAAGAGTCCGAAGGTCGTCGAGGACACCATCACCGAGCTGGTGCTCGACCTCTCCGACCGGCACGACGTGCACGCCGTGGGCATCGGAGCGGCCGGCTGGGTCGACGCGGAGCGCAACCGCGTCCTGTTCGCCCCGCACCTCGCCTGGCGCGACGAACCACTGCGCGACCGCCTCTCCGGCCGCCTCGCGGTACCCGTCATGGTCGACAACGACGCCAACGCCGCCGCCTGGGCCGAGTGGCGGTTCGGCGCGGGACGGGGCGAGGACCACCTCGTGATGATCACGCTGGGCACCGGCATCGGCGGCGCCATCCTTGAGGACGGCCAGGTCAAGCGCGGCAAGTTCGGCGTCGCCGGGGAATTCGGCCACATGCAGGTCGTGCCGGGCGGACACCGCTGCCCGTGCGGCAACCGAGGCTGCTGGGAGCAGTACAGCTCGGGCAACGCCCTCGTCCGCGAGGCCCGCGAACTGGCCGCCGCCGACTCGCCCGTCGCCTACGGCATCATCGACCGCGTCGGCGGCAACATCTCCGACATCACCGGCCCCCTCATCACCGAGCTGGCCCGCGACGGCGACGCCATGTGCGTCGAACTGCTCCAGGACATCGGCCAGTGGCTCGGGGTCGGCATCGCCAACCTCGCCGCCGCGCTCGACCCGTCCTGCTTCGTGATCGGCGGCGGCGTCAGCGCGGCGGACGACCTGCTGATCGGCCCCGCCAGGGACGCCTTCCGCCGCCAGCTCACCGGCCGCGGCTACCGCCCCGAGGCCCGCATCGCCAAGGCCCAGCTCGGTCCGGAGGCGGGCATGGTCGGCGCCGCTGACCTGGCCAGGCTCGTCGCGCGCCGCTTCCGCCGTGCCAACAGGCGCCGTGTGGAACGCTACGAGCGTTACGCCCAGGCCAACCGCGCCACCCGCACCACCCAGGGACTCCAGTAATGACCGTGCCCCGCCAGCCCCAGCCACCGGAAGACGGGGCGCACCCGGCCGAGGGCAGAAGCCGGATGATCCGCCGCAGAACGCTGACGCTCCTCATCATCGTCCTGCTCATCGGCGTGCCCGCCGGCTATCTGCTGATCTCCGCCGCGCAGAGCCGCGACAGCGGCCGTGACAAGGAGGACAAGTACTCCGCGACCGGGCTGACCGCGGGCTGGCCCTCGAAGGTGCAGCGGCGCGTCTACGAGGTGCCGATCACCCACTACTCCAAATTCGTGGCGTACTACGAGACGAACAACTGGAAGACCAGCAGGCTGTACGTCCAGTTCCAGACCAGCAACCACGGCCTGAGGCTGTTCCTCTCCCGCGTCGGCACCACCGAGGCCGCCCTGCACAACGGCCGTATCACCATCAAGGACCGCGACAAGAAGATCACCGGCTGGGACTTCTCGGGGCCCGGCCCCTTCAAGGGCCTCACCCACGAGCAGAAGGACCCACGTCCGACCCAGGACATCACCGTCGACCGCTCGGATCCGAAGCGGGCGATGGTCTACGTGGTGTCGGAGACGACCCCTTAGCGGTTCCGAGACCGGCGCGGTCGTCCCTGCGGGCCCGGCGGGGGAGCGGTACGGCCGCCCGGCCGGGCGGTGGGGGGGGTGCTGCCGTCGGGCGTCCGTGATTGTCGTACCCCACCCGTAGAGTCGGAACGACCCCGCGCGAGTGCGTCGGGACACAACGCCGCTGTGTGTCGGGGAATGACACCAGGACGGCACGGGGACGACGGGATGAGGACGGAAGGCAGGTGAAGTCCGCGATGCGTGAGACACCGCTCGGCACGCCGGACCACGCGCGCTCTTCCGCGCCCGCTCCGACGTCCACCACCGCCCCCCGCGCCACCGGCGGCCCGCTCTCCGCGCGCCTCGCCGCCGTCTTCCTCCCCGCGCCCCTGCCCCGCGAAGGCAAGGTGGCGCTCTGGTCCCCCGACGGTGACCCGCTCCCCGAGGCCGCGCCGGGCGAGCCGACCGAGCTGACCGTCGTACGCGCGGGGGCCGGCGCGGACGTACGCGGCGCGGCCGTACCCGCCCTGCTGCTCTCCATCGACGAGGCCCTGCCGCCGCTGGCGCGGGCCGGGCGCGAACCCCGCACCCACCACCCCGCCACCGCCTGCTGGGGTGCGGCGGCCCTGCACGCCCTCCGGCTGACCGCCCGCGGCCGGCTCCTTCCAGGACTCGCCGCGGACGACCTCGACGCATGGCGTGCCGGACCACTCGAATCCACCGACATCGACCACCTGCGGGCAGTCGCCGCTGCCCTCCC from Streptomyces tsukubensis encodes:
- a CDS encoding GntR family transcriptional regulator, which produces MDPTVSLRLSVDRGSPVPLYYQLSQQLEAAIERGSLTPGSLLGNEIELAGRLGLSRPTVRQAIQSLVDKGLLVRRRGVGTQVVHSQVKRPLELSSLYDDLEAAGQRPATRVLGNTVEPATAEVAAALGVAEGSDVHLVERLRLAHGEPMAFLRNHLPPGPAPLETERLEATGLYRLMRAAGVTLHSARQSIGATTATQEQARQLCEEPGAALLTMRRVTYDDTGRAVEFGSHIYRASRYSFEFQLLVSR
- a CDS encoding substrate-binding domain-containing protein, with the translated sequence MGSPGRRAARAAVALVAVAAAGAACGARDGDATRRVQGPEPVRTPTMTVVMVTHAGDGDTFWDVVRRGARDAAIKDRVRFRYRHSEDGPGQASLIRDAVRERSDGIITTLAKPAEVRPALTAAVDAGVPVVTVNSGARFSREYGALAHIGQDEGAAGEAAGDELNKHGLRSALCVLHEQGSVALEERCAGVRKAFRGTARNLNVRGTDLSATRAAIAARLRSDGRIDAVVTLGAPFAAAAVAAKHDAGSRARVGTFDLNAEVVGRLGSGTVAFAVDQQPYLQGYLAVDQLWLHARGAGVVGGGRPVLTGPTVVTGKEVPRLDKYVARGTR
- a CDS encoding sugar ABC transporter substrate-binding protein encodes the protein MARIRTWVSIALAGALGVTLAGCSSTGGKRAEDARKAQSAQGRAAVDTPRWTVAMVTHSGDGDTFWDIVQNGAKQAAVKDNIKFLYSHSDQGQQQAQLVDAAVDKKVDGLIVTLAKPGAMKAAVTRAVKAGIPVITVNSGSEDSKKFGAITHIGQDETIAGEAVGDELNKRGAKKALCVLHEQGNVGHEQRCAGAKKNFEGKMQNIYVTGTNMPDVQSSIEAKLQSDKKIDAVVTLGAPFADAAVKAKTDSGSKAEVDTFDLNAKVASSLKAGTLGFAVDQQPYLQGYEAVDLLWLNRYNADVLGGGRPVLTGPQVITEKDAAALEKYTKRETR
- a CDS encoding ABC transporter permease; the encoded protein is MTAQAPAPAPTAQPPDERLLRTSPLRKVLRRPELGSVVGAAAVFLFFAVVADSFLRPTSLATVLYAASTIGIMAVPVALLMIGGEFDLSAGVMVTSSALISSMFSYQMTANAWVGVVVSLLVTLAIGFFNGVMLTRTKLPSFIITLGTFLMLTGLNLGLTKLISGTVSTKTIADMEGFPSARSLFASQLTLGGVDFKVTILWWFALIAVATWILLRTRVGNWIFAAGGDADAARAVGVPVAKTKIGLYLGVALGAWISGQHLLFSFDAVQSGEGVGNELIYIIAAVIGGCLITGGYGSAIGSAIGALIFGMTSKGIVYAEWNPDWFKFFLGAMLLLAALLNAWVRKRAEATA
- a CDS encoding ATP-binding cassette domain-containing protein, encoding MTSPVSPSEPAGTPRDDAPAGATRADAAKAADPGEVRPPLVELDDVSKYYGNIRALEGVSLEVHSGEISCVLGDNGAGKSTLIKIISGLHQHDAGTFRIDGTETRLGSPRDALDRGIATVYQDLSVVPLMPVWRNFFLGSEPLKGTVPFRRMDVQFMRETTRAELLRMGIDLRDVDQPIGTLSGGERQCVAIARAVYFGAKVLVLDEPTAALGVKQSGVVLKYVAAARDAGLGVVLITHNPHHAYLVGDRFVLLKRGTMAGSHLKSEIALDELTRQMSGGSELDELSHELERAEVPAHLGGHRGDRA
- a CDS encoding ROK family glucokinase, which encodes MSTYRGSARATVLRTRTVGTRERRSHLSAPRVPTVGIDIGGTKVMAGVVDADGVILETLRTETPDKSKSPKVVEDTITELVLDLSDRHDVHAVGIGAAGWVDAERNRVLFAPHLAWRDEPLRDRLSGRLAVPVMVDNDANAAAWAEWRFGAGRGEDHLVMITLGTGIGGAILEDGQVKRGKFGVAGEFGHMQVVPGGHRCPCGNRGCWEQYSSGNALVREARELAAADSPVAYGIIDRVGGNISDITGPLITELARDGDAMCVELLQDIGQWLGVGIANLAAALDPSCFVIGGGVSAADDLLIGPARDAFRRQLTGRGYRPEARIAKAQLGPEAGMVGAADLARLVARRFRRANRRRVERYERYAQANRATRTTQGLQ
- a CDS encoding sugar kinase; protein product: MTVPRQPQPPEDGAHPAEGRSRMIRRRTLTLLIIVLLIGVPAGYLLISAAQSRDSGRDKEDKYSATGLTAGWPSKVQRRVYEVPITHYSKFVAYYETNNWKTSRLYVQFQTSNHGLRLFLSRVGTTEAALHNGRITIKDRDKKITGWDFSGPGPFKGLTHEQKDPRPTQDITVDRSDPKRAMVYVVSETTP